Proteins encoded in a region of the Zea mays cultivar B73 chromosome 2, Zm-B73-REFERENCE-NAM-5.0, whole genome shotgun sequence genome:
- the LOC100277165 gene encoding uncharacterized protein isoform X1, with product MASNYVDTGAEEGRFHGHHSTTPTSAAASPKTLRRSSSSAHSHGHGPKCVCAPATHAGSFKCRLHRSSSHGHGHGHGSNPASPPSPATFAAAPPPAAAASSSRTVAAQ from the coding sequence ATGGCGTCCAACTACGTCGACACCGGGGCGGAGGAGGGCAGGTTCCACGGCCACCACAGCACGACGCCGACCAGCGCGGCGGCGTCGCCGAAGACGCTGCGGAGGAGCTCGTCGTCCGCCCACAGCCACGGCCACGGGCCCAAGTGCGTGTGCGCGCCGGCCACGCACGCAGGCTCCTTCAAGTGCCGCCTCCACCGCAGCAGCtcccacggccacggccacggccacggcaGCAACCCGGcgtcccctccctccccggccacCTTCGCCGctgcgccgccgccggccgcggCCGCGTCCTCCTCCCGCACCGTCGCGGCGCAGTGA